Proteins from a single region of Urocitellus parryii isolate mUroPar1 chromosome 4, mUroPar1.hap1, whole genome shotgun sequence:
- the Ifnk gene encoding interferon kappa, which yields MTPKYTRLALLVDLFMTHILCQECNLLKVHLGTFTWENLMLLNKMSNSIPVECFREIHDFELPKEILLSTQPEKTNIKYVFYETFTQAINIFSQNTFNSSWDEEQLVQLQSNFYEQVEYLKQCLKKENKEKKDVKADEKKHSGAGVLPLGNLKLRRYFSRIYNFLKGKTYSRCAWEIVRVEIRRYFYYLKKFTTLLTRK from the coding sequence ATGACCCCAAAGTACACCAGGCTTGCTCTCCTAGTGGATCTGTTTATGACCCACATCCTCTGTCAGGAGTGTAACTTACTAAAAGTTCATTTGGGCACGTTCACCTGGGAAAACCTGATGCTTCTGAACAAGATGAGCAATTCAATTCCTGTAGAATGTTTCAGAGAAATCCACGATTTTGAGTTGCCCAAAGAGATCCTATTATCCACCCAGCCTGAGAAGACAAACATCAAGTATGTTTTCTATGAAACGTTCACACAGGCCATCAATATCTTCAGCCAAAACACCTTCAACTCCAGTTGGGACGAGGAACAACTGGTACAACTCCAAAGCAACTTTTATGAGCAAGTGGAGTACCTGAAACAATGCttgaaaaaagagaataaagaaaagaaagatgtgaaAGCTGATGAGAAAAAACACTCAGGAGCTGGGGTGCTCCCTCTGGGCAACCTCAAACTGAGGAGATACTTCAGCAGAATATACAATTTCCTGAAAGGTAAAACATACAGTCGCTGTGCATGGGAGATTGTCCGAGTGGAAATCAGAAGATATTTCTACTACCTTAAAAAATTCACGACACTCCTTACGAGGAAATAA